A section of the Candidatus Hydrogenedens sp. genome encodes:
- a CDS encoding bifunctional acetate--CoA ligase family protein/GNAT family N-acetyltransferase — protein sequence MSIQIVSPEEEIRHPLDAFFMPRTVAVIGATDKIDSVGRTVLWNLMSSPFGGTVYAVNPNRHQVLGMLAYPDIKSIPEPIDLAVIITPAPTVPYILRECIESSVKGCIIISAGFSETGEAGKALEEEIRKLIYPNKIRVIGPNSLGIMNPIIGLNSAFAPHIAEKGTVGFITQSGAVGAAILDWSFHVKVGFSKFVSFGTMVDVNWADLIYYLGDDPYTKSIVIYMQALGDVRSFLSSAREVALHKPIILLKGGRTELGAKLARNTPYYVGGELCSDEVFSAALKRCGVLRVDNIQQLFDMAIVLGKQPRPKGNRLAIISNAAGPSILATDALVAAGGTIATLNSKTINELNEILPPYWNHDNPVDLLANADPKRYAQSAEVVLKDEGADGLLVILTPQVMTKPLETAEELIKIKNPYKKPILASWMGGYKVEEGQQLLNNSGIPTLDYPDIAARVFQSMWHYSYQLKGLYETPSAHEETSEYYSQKLLAKTTIEYAVKQGQVILTPSATKDVLSAYGINLIETHIAHDETEAVHIAKNLGYPVVLRRVLLSGKISADPGGVLLNLHDENAVRKAYRALLDFVTEGANACVFPGIAVQPLVPRDGIEICIGSKIDPLFGPYIYFGSGGRMSYIFEDRATGLPPLNTTLARRMIEDTEIYKALKAGKICKGFNVEELEHLLVQISYMICEQRLIQGLEINPIVISPKRIVALNASILLYPLETPMEAFPKLAIRPYPNEYTYSWTSKKGNEIILRPIRPEDENLMIRFHETLSDNTVYFRYFQLQPLHIRTQHERLTEICFVDYDRSIALVAIEKNKATGESSILGVGRIVKIYGTQDAEFALMISDLYQGHGLGTEMLRRLIQIARTEGVKRLYGTILPENRAMLRVCAKLGFALKKPTGQEVIAEL from the coding sequence ATGTCTATACAAATTGTTTCGCCAGAAGAAGAAATTCGACATCCTCTTGATGCATTCTTTATGCCACGAACGGTTGCCGTTATCGGAGCAACGGACAAAATAGATAGTGTTGGCAGAACAGTCCTATGGAATTTAATGAGCAGTCCTTTTGGAGGAACTGTTTATGCAGTAAATCCGAATCGCCATCAAGTCCTTGGAATGTTAGCCTATCCTGACATTAAATCCATTCCTGAACCCATTGATTTAGCAGTGATTATAACTCCTGCTCCTACAGTCCCTTATATCCTTCGAGAATGTATTGAATCTTCTGTAAAGGGGTGCATTATCATATCTGCGGGATTCAGTGAAACAGGAGAAGCAGGGAAAGCATTAGAAGAAGAGATTAGAAAACTTATTTATCCTAATAAAATACGGGTAATTGGACCTAATAGTTTAGGGATTATGAATCCCATTATCGGCTTAAATTCAGCATTTGCACCTCATATTGCGGAAAAAGGGACCGTAGGTTTCATTACTCAAAGTGGTGCCGTTGGAGCGGCTATTCTGGATTGGAGTTTTCATGTTAAAGTTGGTTTCAGTAAATTTGTTTCTTTTGGAACGATGGTAGATGTTAATTGGGCGGATTTGATTTATTATTTAGGAGATGACCCTTACACGAAAAGCATTGTAATTTATATGCAGGCTTTAGGCGATGTGCGTTCTTTTCTATCCTCAGCAAGGGAGGTTGCATTACATAAACCGATTATATTATTAAAGGGTGGTAGAACGGAATTAGGGGCAAAATTAGCACGAAATACCCCCTATTATGTTGGAGGAGAATTGTGCAGTGATGAAGTATTTTCAGCTGCATTAAAGCGTTGTGGTGTGCTTCGTGTTGATAATATTCAGCAACTGTTTGATATGGCTATTGTTTTGGGGAAACAACCGCGTCCTAAGGGCAATCGTCTTGCAATAATTAGCAATGCCGCAGGACCCAGTATTCTTGCAACGGATGCACTTGTAGCAGCAGGTGGAACGATTGCAACTCTTAATTCAAAAACAATTAATGAACTCAACGAAATTTTGCCTCCGTACTGGAATCATGATAATCCCGTAGATTTATTGGCAAATGCAGACCCTAAAAGATATGCTCAATCCGCGGAGGTTGTTTTGAAGGACGAAGGGGCTGACGGTCTTCTGGTGATATTAACTCCCCAAGTAATGACAAAGCCTTTAGAAACGGCTGAAGAATTGATAAAAATAAAAAATCCCTATAAAAAACCTATCCTTGCAAGCTGGATGGGAGGTTACAAAGTAGAAGAAGGTCAACAATTGTTAAATAACTCAGGGATACCTACTTTAGATTATCCGGATATTGCGGCACGAGTTTTTCAATCCATGTGGCACTACTCATATCAATTAAAAGGACTATATGAAACGCCCAGTGCTCATGAGGAAACCAGTGAGTATTACTCCCAAAAGTTATTGGCTAAAACAACCATTGAATATGCTGTAAAGCAGGGACAGGTAATATTAACTCCATCTGCTACAAAAGATGTTTTATCGGCTTATGGTATTAATCTCATCGAAACGCATATTGCCCATGATGAAACGGAGGCGGTACATATTGCTAAAAATCTCGGTTATCCCGTCGTTCTTCGCAGGGTTCTCTTAAGTGGTAAAATTTCAGCAGACCCCGGAGGTGTTTTATTAAACCTACATGATGAAAATGCCGTTCGGAAGGCATACCGAGCTTTGCTTGATTTTGTAACCGAAGGAGCTAATGCATGTGTTTTCCCGGGTATTGCTGTTCAACCGTTAGTTCCTCGTGATGGGATTGAGATTTGTATTGGAAGCAAAATTGACCCCTTATTTGGACCTTATATATATTTTGGGTCGGGAGGCAGGATGTCTTATATCTTTGAAGACAGAGCGACAGGATTACCTCCACTAAATACGACATTAGCTCGTAGAATGATTGAGGACACGGAGATTTATAAAGCACTTAAAGCGGGTAAAATATGTAAAGGATTTAATGTGGAGGAATTGGAACATTTGCTTGTTCAGATAAGTTATATGATATGTGAGCAACGATTAATTCAGGGGTTGGAAATAAATCCTATTGTAATATCTCCAAAACGAATTGTGGCGTTAAATGCTTCTATTTTACTTTATCCTTTAGAAACACCTATGGAGGCATTTCCGAAATTAGCTATCCGTCCATATCCAAATGAATATACATATAGTTGGACATCAAAAAAAGGTAATGAAATTATTCTCAGACCTATTCGACCTGAGGATGAGAATCTTATGATTCGTTTTCATGAAACTTTAAGCGATAACACGGTTTATTTCCGCTATTTTCAATTGCAACCTTTGCATATTCGCACGCAACATGAACGACTCACAGAAATTTGTTTTGTGGATTATGACCGTAGTATTGCTCTTGTGGCTATAGAAAAAAACAAAGCAACGGGAGAAAGTTCTATTTTAGGCGTGGGCAGGATTGTAAAGATATATGGCACACAGGATGCAGAATTTGCGTTAATGATAAGCGACCTTTATCAAGGACATGGATTGGGGACTGAAATGTTACGCCGACTTATACAAATTGCCAGAACAGAAGGCGTGAAAAGACTCTATGGAACAATATTACCCGAAAATAGAGCCATGCTACGGGTATGTGCTAAATTAGGTTTCGCATTAAAGAAACCTACCGGACAGGAAGTAATCGCTGAACTCT